In Streptomyces camelliae, the sequence CCGATGTCGTCGGCCACCTCCTCGGGGGTCCGGTTCTGGCACAGGGCCGCGAGCAGCAGGAGGGAGGACACCTCGGGGCGGCCCGCCGGGTCGTAGGTGATGTGCCGCTCGGAGTCCGTCTTGGCCGCCTTGAGCAGGCGGGCGGTCTCGTCGGCGTCGGCGGCCAGCGCGACGGCGTTGCGGCGGCTCTTGCTCATCTTGGTGCCGTCCGTGCCGAGCAGCAGCGGTGCGCGGGAGAGCAGGGCGTCGGGTTCCGGGAAGACCGTACCGCCGTTGCCGTAGCGGTCGTTGAAGCGGCGGGCGATGGTGCGGGTGATCTCCAGGTGCGGGAGCTGGTCCTGGCCGACCGGCACCAGATTGCCCTTGCAGAAGAGGATGTCGGCGGCCTGGTGGACGGGATAGGTGAACATCAGGCCGCTGACGGCGGACTGGCGCGAGTGGGCGATCTCGTCCTTGACCGTGGGGTTGCGGCTGAGTTCGGCGACGGAGACGAGGCTGAGGAAGGGCAGCATCAGCTGGTTGAGGGCGGGGATCGCGCTGTGCGTGAAGATCGTGCTGCGCTCCGGGTCGACGCCGATGGCCAGGTAGTCCAGGACGAGCTCCTCGACGTGCTCGGTCAGGGTGTCCGCCACGTCCCGGTCGGTCAGCACCTGGTAGTCCGCGATGATCACGTACGTCTCGACGCCGAGGTCCTGCAGCCGTACGCGGTTGTGCAGCGTGCCGAAGTAGTGGCCCAGGTGCAGGCGGCCGGTGGGGCGGTCGCCCGTCAGCATGCGGAACCGTCCTGGGTCCTCGCGGATCTGTTCTTCCAGCACCGCACTGCGGGCCCGGGCGGCGGACGTCCCGAGCGTGTCGGCGGAGGGAGCCGGGGCGATGGTGTCGGGGCCGGCGGTCTGGGGCGTGGTGGTCACAGCGTCTCCTCGTGGGGTCGGTCTCGCCGCCGGAACGGCACGGACCCTGGTCCGAGGGGACACGAAAGGGCCGTCCTTCCGAACGGCCCGGATCATGCGTGCGTGTCGGCCGCTCCTACGGGGAGCGCCACCAGCTACGACATGACGAAAGATGCATGCGCAGAGCATAACGTCAGCCGCTGGAGTCCGGGTAGAGCCGCGGCGCGGCGGGTCAGGCGCCGGCCAGCGGGTTGGGCAGGGGCAGATAGCGGGCGTCCGCGCCGTCCGCGCCGGTCCAGCGCAGCAGCAGGTTGGTCTTGCCGGGCAGCGTGGGCGCGGTGAGCAGGGCGGGGATCTCCGGCAGGTCGTGCCGGGCGAGTTCGCGGCGGGCGGCGGGCCAGGGGTCGAGGCCGGGGTGGTGCTCGGCGAGGGCGGCGGCGATCTCGGTGAGGTGGTTCACCACCAGGCAGTACACGAGCCGTTCCCAGCCCGCGGCCCGGGTCACGTCCGGCAGCAGCTTGACGCCCTCGGCGTCCCGGAACAGCGCCCGCACCGGCGTGCCGGCCGCGTCGACAGCGACGAGCGTGTTCTGCAGATGGGCCTCCACGACGACCCCGTGCTTGTCGAACGCCGTCAGAACGGGTGGTACGACCTGCCGCAGATACGCCTCCCACCAGGCCTCCGGGTCGGCGGTGGCGGCCAGCGGGCTGCCCTCGAAGCCCTCGGCGAGCCCGGCCGCGAGCAGCGGGACGGCACCGGGCGGGAGGTGGTCGCGCAGCCCGTCGCGGACGAGCACCGCGAGTTCCTCGAAGGCGAAGGCGGCCGTACGGTAGCCGCGGTCGCTCAGCCAGGCCGCGGGCGGGCGCACGACCGCGAAGGCGTGTGCGGCGGCCGTGTCGGTGCGGCGCAGGCGGCGCAGGTCGTGGCGCCAGAGGCGGCGGATGTCGTTGGTGATGCGGACGTCCAGGGAGAACTTCAGGAACAGGTCGCGGCGGGGCGCGTACACCGTGCGGACCGCCGCCGTCGGCCAGGTGTCGAAGTCGGTCGTGCCGAGGTGGAGCAGGCGGCCGTCGGCGAAGGCCGCCGCCAGCTCACGGCCCACCAGGTCCAGCTGCCAGGGGTGGGCGGGCAGCAGCCGGTAGCCGGGCGGGGCGGTGCCGAGGGCGTCGAGGGCGCGGGTGTCGCCCTCCTCGGCCACCTGGTCCTCGCGGACGCCGAGCAACACCAGCGGAAAGCGGGCGTGTGCCTCGGGGGCGTACGGCAGCCAGGACGCGACCGGGCCGCCGCCGCGGGCCTTGGGGGCCGGATGGTAGGGGTGGCCGGTGATCAGGGACTGCTCGGAGCGCAGGTAGGGGTCGGCGGGCGCGGTCGCGCCGGCGCGGGCGGTGAGCAGCGCGGCGACCGCGTCCCGGCTGTCGACCATCTCGGCGGGCAGGTCGCCGCCGGACTGGCCGGTGTGCCGGCGCAATTCCTCGGCGACCAGTTTGACCAGCTCGGTGTGACCGACGGGACGCCAGACACCGGCGGCGCACACCTCGGGCTCACCGGGACGCCGCCCGAGACGCACCCGCAACAGCCGACCACTGGGCAGCCGGTGGATCCGGCGG encodes:
- the trpS gene encoding tryptophan--tRNA ligase — translated: MTTTPQTAGPDTIAPAPSADTLGTSAARARSAVLEEQIREDPGRFRMLTGDRPTGRLHLGHYFGTLHNRVRLQDLGVETYVIIADYQVLTDRDVADTLTEHVEELVLDYLAIGVDPERSTIFTHSAIPALNQLMLPFLSLVSVAELSRNPTVKDEIAHSRQSAVSGLMFTYPVHQAADILFCKGNLVPVGQDQLPHLEITRTIARRFNDRYGNGGTVFPEPDALLSRAPLLLGTDGTKMSKSRRNAVALAADADETARLLKAAKTDSERHITYDPAGRPEVSSLLLLAALCQNRTPEEVADDIGSAGAAALKKTVTEAVNEYLAPLRARRAEYAQDRAYLHRTLREGNERARAVAETTLAQVRTAMKNHY
- a CDS encoding IucA/IucC family protein, producing the protein MDRVDLTPPAGAVGRRADAYAAAPLLNCLLREVAEPLPDPDMVLEAPPNPVAAPQPTPQPTPDTLPGDRRIHRLPSGRLLRVRLGRRPGEPEVCAAGVWRPVGHTELVKLVAEELRRHTGQSGGDLPAEMVDSRDAVAALLTARAGATAPADPYLRSEQSLITGHPYHPAPKARGGGPVASWLPYAPEAHARFPLVLLGVREDQVAEEGDTRALDALGTAPPGYRLLPAHPWQLDLVGRELAAAFADGRLLHLGTTDFDTWPTAAVRTVYAPRRDLFLKFSLDVRITNDIRRLWRHDLRRLRRTDTAAAHAFAVVRPPAAWLSDRGYRTAAFAFEELAVLVRDGLRDHLPPGAVPLLAAGLAEGFEGSPLAATADPEAWWEAYLRQVVPPVLTAFDKHGVVVEAHLQNTLVAVDAAGTPVRALFRDAEGVKLLPDVTRAAGWERLVYCLVVNHLTEIAAALAEHHPGLDPWPAARRELARHDLPEIPALLTAPTLPGKTNLLLRWTGADGADARYLPLPNPLAGA